One Pectinophora gossypiella chromosome 10, ilPecGoss1.1, whole genome shotgun sequence genomic window, ctcttttagtttttttttttaattcatcctAAGCAAATGACTGCATGTACTATTTAGCTTCAAATTTacaaagtaatagtaattaatccTGTTTAAATTACTATTTTCTATTACAGGCGATCTCTTCAACAACGAGAAACTACGTCGGAGCCTCAACGAGAAGCACCAGCGCAACAACAGCTGTGTCAGCTCGTCAGACTTCTACGGGTGCAACTACCCGGTGGAGAAGCACCGCTTTAGCTCGGGCGACATCATACGCCCGCTGGTCGCTAAAGAGCTCAACTTCGACATCGACCAACGAGACAACCCTGCTGACAACCTCTACAACTCCATAGACGGCCCCAACTACAGCGACTACTCCTCAGCCGACGCCAACACCACGGCCAACTCCGAACAACGCGTCACCGAAAGCCCGTCCCGAAATGTCGAGGAAATGTACGCTAAAGTCATGAAAAGAGTAAAGGCTAAAGAAGAAGCGAGAAAGTCTAAAGACTTTACCGGTGACGGCGAACCGCACACGTCCAAATTCCGCGGAGACGACCCCGGATACGAAACCATAGATCGAAAGAAATCCACCAATCACGGGTACGAAACCATCGCTCATAAGGAAAGGAAGATTTCTAACCAAGATCCCGGGTACGAGACAGTCAAAGAGATCAACAAGGCGTCCAATTCAAACTTCAGCAACAATAACCTGTTAAAATTGAATCACTTAACAGACAGCGGCCCTAACAGTATAATAAGCAGTGACGCAGGTTACGAACATATTTCTAAAACGGACAATAACGCTTCGGACTCGGACCCCAACTACGAAGTGTTGAGGAACCAGCCGCCGACGCCGCCGTACGCGACCATAGCTCCgaattataaagtacaaccGACTTATTCAACTGTGAACAAACGGCCCAGTAAGTATAGCAACTGGCCGGTGAACAATAACGAAGAACCGAGTGTGGAGCCCAACTACGAGTCCATGCCGCACGACCCGCTCTACAACACTGGTAGTGAATCAGATCCTAATTATGAATCGGTTCGACCGAAGGATCCAAACTATGAAAGCGTCAACCCTCAAGACCCAAATTACGAATCTTTGAGATGTAAAGACCCGAAGTACGAGTCCGTGCGATCTAAAGACTCCAAATATGACTCGGTGCGATCCAAAACGGATCCCAATTATGAGAGTGTCAAGTATTTTGACGTTTCCAAGAAGGAGCCGCCCTATGAACGGGTGAACAATGATAAAGCGACTGGTTCTGACTTGGAGAGATCAGACTCGTCAGCGGGGTATGAGAAAATCAACGTCCCCCACAACAGGGACCCCAAAAGCAGTATTAACAATGGTGCTGACGGCACGGTCAGCGATTACTTTCAAGTCTAACAGAGATGAAATAAATGACTCGAAGACCACTCAGATTGAGGTATTAATATGAATATCCACCGTTGTATTCATATAATTTTGAGATTgtacgtttttttattatattttatacaaacaaaactCTACAATGTATTATACCTCAAAGTTAGATGAATTCGTATCTTCCTTAGGTATCTGTGATATAATATTGAGTATGgatgtcttatttatttttactcctATAGGAAGATGGCTTTTCGATGTCGGGAAAttttagaaattgtttattttgacaTAAACCGGCTGACGTTTGTAATACTTATCAATGGATTGTGTGTTCATAAGTATATCAGACCAGTATACTTTTATGATTGTATGTTGAATGTACAAAATGTAGATTGTACATATTATAAGTACTaatttatattaacttttaatatctataattttataataaagtacGAGTGATTAGGATTTGTGGAGTCATGGATTCTCCTAGAAAAGGACAACGAATATGTAATCCAATAAAAGTATTATTAGAGAATGATTATCGGAATGGTTAGCTTTGTTAGCCAATGCAATAAATCATATATCTTGGCTGCATTTCATCTAAGACTGTCTTTTATTGCACAGCTTTATTGGAAAATAACACTCTTGTGTTGGTATGCACAGTCCAAGAGTGCAATTTTTCGATGAAGTTTATTTTTGAAGAAATATTTTACGTTGTGACTTTTTATTAATTAGTATAagcttattgtttttaattactgtTTCGTTGATTTTTGTTATAACAGTTATTAAgattattaacaataattaattaaaaaataggtgTCATATATTTTCAGTTGGTAAGGTGGTTATGTAAAGTAGTACCTGAGTATATTGTGTTAATGTACATTTTAGCTTGAAAGCGTAAGTGAGTCCTTGTTTATCGGGCTGAGAATGGTGAAGTCTGGTTCTAAATTAATTGAAACCATGGTGTTCATCGAGGTGCTATACTATCGTTACCTCATTGAGAAATTCGATGCCTTCTTTAACAGAAACTCGATATAAAAAGACCTATTCAAACAAACTCaattttatattgtaaatattgagaGAGAAACCGTTCTATCGAGTCATGTGTCAACATGTTTCATAGAACCAGGGTTCCAAAACAGCTCTGAATGTGGGCTTAATATCAGCGGTACGATGTACCCAACCAATGCAATGTTAACTTGTATGATATTATAAATATCACTCTAACATTTATTCCATTTTATACTTTATCTTCGGACATTTGTCAGTACAACCACAAATATACATTTCTACCTGCACTTGTATTTTCGAGAATTGTATCTTCTATATTCGATTTAAAGCACTATACTGTTTTTGTAAGATTCTAATTAACTTTTGTGGTTGCGTTGTACAGTCAAGATACTCTTTAAAATAATTGATCACGCTACTTAAATAACTTTAAGTGATATCAAAGAAcaccataattatataaatattatttatcgcATGGACTGTAAATATGATTATTATTGGTAACATTATCTGTCTGTACTTCACCGTGGATGGTGTTAGAcaactaaaaaataatgtactcagcttcttagaaaaaaaaaaatcataatgtaATCAATACTAGTAATGACTGATATTTTTGGCAAAGccataacatttttaaataaaatagtatttccTATTAAAATTATAGTTGTCAACCACCGTCCTTTATGATGAATTGTAATATCAGTATTTGTGTATTCTCCACAAACAAACACCATTCCATATTTTATAGATCAAacaacataaatacatatttaaacgaataaaatatgccataaataaaacattactttCTTTTGAAGCTGTTCATCAATTATTCCCAGTAGTGCCGTCTAGAGCTATTGGGACTTTTCTTTCGACTTGTCACCGGGGGCTCTCTTCCCATCTACACTTCCTTCACTCttatctataatattataatagttatCTCAACCATGATGCAACAAAAAAATTGTCTAACCTTAACCAATTTTTTATCTCACCTATCCAATTTTTTTTCGAACCTAACCAATTTTTTATCTAACGTAGTCAATTTTTTATCTACCGTAACCAATTTttatctaacctaaccaaaTTTTTATCTAAACTAACCAAATGTttatctaacctaaccaaaTTTTTATCTAACCTAACCAATTTTTTATCTATCCTAACCAATTTTTTATCTAACCGTACCAATTTTTTATCTAACCGTACCAATTTTTTATCTAACCTTACCAATTTTTTATCTAACCTTACCAATTTTTTATCTAACCTTACCAATTTTTTATCTAACCTTACCAATTTTTTATCTAACCTTACCAATTTTTTATCTAACCTTACCAATTTTTTATCTAACCTTACCAATTTTTTATCTAACTTTACCAATTTTTTATCTAACCTAAGCAATTTTTATCTAACCTAACCAATTTTTATCTAACGTAACCAATTTTTGTCTAACGTAACCATTTTTTATCTAACGTAACCAATTTTTATCTAACCTTACCAATTTTTATCTAACCTAACCAATTTTTATCTAACCTAACCAATTTCTATCTAACCTAACCAATTTTTATCTAACCTAACCAATTTTTATCTAACCTAACCAATTTTTATCTAACGTAACCAATTTTTGTCCCATGTTGCAAACATTTGCCGAAAAGCAACAAACCTCTACAAGCTATTGGCCAGATCAGCAAAGATATCCTGGGGACTGAGCCCGGAGGTGATCAGGACCATATATGTGGCAGTAATCGAGCCAACTATTCTTTATGCAGCAAGTGTCTGGGCCGCAGCAGCATCAAAAATAACAGTGCAAAAACAACTCAACGCCATACAGAGGGGCTTTGCACAGAAGATCTGCAAGGGTTATCGCACGATTTCCTTGAACGCAGCCCTTATAATAGCTGGAGTTCTCCCCTTGGACCTTCGGGTGCAAGAGGCGGCAAAATTTTATGAGGCAAAGCGAGGGAGACCTCTTGAGCACCTGGATGGCGGGGACCTGGCAGATAGGGAAATTGAAGAAAAGGAGTGCTTCCTGAAGGCCCTGCATCCGGCTAGCGAGGAAGACATAGTGTTCCAATGCCTCGAAAATACCGACCCTCAGACATTGGAAGAGTACCATATAGTAGGAAACATGATATTCACCGATGGTAGTAAAATTGAGGGTAAGGTAGGGGCAGCTCTTTCTCGCTGGTTGGATGGCAGAGAGGTAGAGCATAAGAAATTCAAACTAGAACCCTACTGCTCTGTATTTCAGGCGGAGCTCTATGCGCTGTGGAGGGCAGTGGAAATGGCAACAACTCACGAGGTTACCAATATCTTAAGCGATTCCCGCTCCTCCCTAGAGCTCCTGAAAAACCAAAGAGAATTTCATCCATTAGCTGTCAAAATACGGAAAACATTAAGAAACCTACGCACTCAGAACAAAACAGTTAAACTCTTTTGGATAAGGGCCCATGCGGGGGTAGCGGGGAATGAACGGGCGGACGAACTGGCCAAAGAAGCTGCGCTCAAAATGAAAGTAAAGTCCCACTACGACCGATGCCCTATCTCATTCGTGAAGAATAAGATAAGGCAATCATCAATCGCGCAGTGGGACCGCAGATACCAGGAGGGCTCAACAGCAGAGACCACGAAAGTCTTTCTCCCGGACGCGAAAATAGCTTACCGCTTCGTGAGGAAAGCCAGGCTCACGCCAACTATGGTGCAGGTATTAACGGGACACGGAGGCTTTGCGGACTACCTTTGCAGATTCAAGTTGAGAACAGAAGCAGGGTGCTTCTGCGACCCAGACATAAAACAGGACATTTGGCATATCATCCTGGATTGTCCAAAATTCGGTAAAAGAAGATTCGAGCTGGAGATGCAGATCAACCTGCAACTCAAAAAGGAGAATCTGAGCACAATACTTTTCGACAACAGCTATAGAGTTCCGTTTACAAACTTTTGCACAATAGTAGTAAAACATATTGCAGCACTAAACAAATAACTGGAATGTATGCCGATAAGCGTGACTAGTACGCCAATTGGCATAGTAGTACACAAATAGGatagaattaaataaaatgttaagtaAAATAGTATAGACAATAAGCAATATTAAATAAAGCATAAGAAAACTCTACAATAGAATATATCgtgtgatataattatattgtagaaAGTTAAAACTAGCAATAGAAACAAATTTGTATGGGTATGCAcaacggaaaaaaatatatatatatatatataataacaaacaaaacaagaaaagctgaaaagaaaaaaatatatatatatatattataaaaaaagaaaaaaaaaatgtcttgtgAGTGTTGGCTATTTAGGTGTTCGAGCCTTCGGCTTGACCCACTGTGAGATAACCCTTTTGAAAcatcagcgccatctagtagTTTATCGTGGAAACATACGGGTGTATCCGCTTCCGGCGGCGAGTCAGCGCAGTGGCAGGGAACGTCAGTTTAATTCCTCAGTACGCTTTTGAATCTCGGCGTCGTCGGTAGTGAGTACTACTTCACAGGACGACATCGAAATATCACAGGTAAATagaaattataatgaaatatacACATCTACTTACCGTCTCGTGGGTGTCCCTAGTTTATTAGGGAAATAacctacaaagaaaaaaaaaaaaaacaaaagattgtTTGtgcatacataattacatacatgtcGCCCTCGGCACATGCTACCCATTTATGATCCCAACGTTGTTGTCGGCTCGCAACGAACGACAACCTGATTACGAATTTTAGTCGTATCAGAACGTATGCACTCCATAATGCAACAATCATTGTTGGGACGCATCAGATGGTGCGACCGGTCGCACAATATGACGCGACCGGGTCGCGTTAAGGGATGCGACTGGACGCATCAGAGGGTGCGACTGGTCGCATAATATGGCGCGACCAGGTCGCGTCAAATGATGCGACTGGAGGCACTAGATGGCACGACGGCTCGCATTAAATAAGGCCACTTAGTCGCATCATACATCACACGATGATTCGACAAACCTAAAGTAAACTCTTACAAATGGTGTTTCATTTGTTTTCTCAGGCCATGGATCTAACAACAATGGGTGCTCTCTGTGAGCTAATCCCTCAAGATCGAAAGGATTTTTTTCAACGAACCGTCGATATCCTTGATGATACATACCCGGACGGCTGGCGTTCATGGGGGGTGAAAAATGTATCCTATTCCGACCTCTTCGGAAAATCAATCTCACCGGCTGTTGAAGCAAAATTACGCTTCGCCGTCCCTACCGCAAGGCTAG contains:
- the LOC126370043 gene encoding nuclear transcription factor Y subunit alpha isoform X3, coding for MGRHDSGDTASEIYATVNLDEGNKVAAAASTSRDHPYEHAYAKLQNQIDSHNITVEITPDATSDTELRIDEREASQSGPESVVISASVAISGQLPSSQELPYITPPSPRPQDAGPHFSGDSTDSAKGYTSISVREPLSNIRAQSTKSTALQPHYATVSDDSDEMYAAIEEASVGEGSDTYAQINPEPRRRQPAPDLIADHHARRSAPPEIGASTANATHSRQASSSSCSNSTGALGSPKPEKRSANSPLPPPPSATHAAHTAHTSHSAHTSHSAHTSHSSHSTHPSHPAQRVTAEQRQHQRISSTGDLFNNEKLRRSLNEKHQRNNSCVSSSDFYGCNYPVEKHRFSSGDIIRPLVAKELNFDIDQRDNPADNLYNSIDGPNYSDYSSADANTTANSEQRVTESPSRNVEEMYAKVMKRVKAKEEARKSKDFTGDGEPHTSKFRGDDPGYETIDRKKSTNHGYETIAHKERKISNQDPGYETVKEINKASNSNFSNNNLLKLNHLTDSGPNSIISSDAGYEHISKTDNNASDSDPNYEVLRNQPPTPPYATIAPNYKVQPTYSTVNKRPSKYSNWPVNNNEEPSVEPNYESMPHDPLYNTGSESDPNYESVRPKDPNYESVNPQDPNYESLRCKDPKYESVRSKDSKYDSVRSKTDPNYESVKYFDVSKKEPPYERVNNDKATGSDLERSDSSAGYEKINVPHNRDPKSSINNGADGTVSDYFQV
- the LOC126370043 gene encoding uncharacterized protein LOC126370043 isoform X1, which translates into the protein MYTLVEIAVSLGVLTTLVTVLSACVCGCKNSNQKSELVGTAGVVKIRFDEEAPSPTPTTPASVKRASTQNSQRSLPEIPHPMGRHDSGDTASEIYATVNLDEGNKVAAAASTSRDHPYEHAYAKLQNQIDSHNITVEITPDATSDTELRIDEREASQSGPESVVISASVAISGQLPSSQELPYITPPSPRPQDAGPHFSGDSTDSAKGYTSISVREPLSNIRAQSTKSTALQPHYATVSDDSDEMYAAIEEASVGEGSDTYAQINPEPRRRQPAPDLIADHHARRSAPPEIGASTANATHSRQASSSSCSNSTGALGSPKPEKRSANSPLPPPPSATHAAHTAHTSHSAHTSHSAHTSHSSHSTHPSHPAQRVTAEQRQHQRISSTGDLFNNEKLRRSLNEKHQRNNSCVSSSDFYGCNYPVEKHRFSSGDIIRPLVAKELNFDIDQRDNPADNLYNSIDGPNYSDYSSADANTTANSEQRVTESPSRNVEEMYAKVMKRVKAKEEARKSKDFTGDGEPHTSKFRGDDPGYETIDRKKSTNHGYETIAHKERKISNQDPGYETVKEINKASNSNFSNNNLLKLNHLTDSGPNSIISSDAGYEHISKTDNNASDSDPNYEVLRNQPPTPPYATIAPNYKVQPTYSTVNKRPSKYSNWPVNNNEEPSVEPNYESMPHDPLYNTGSESDPNYESVRPKDPNYESVNPQDPNYESLRCKDPKYESVRSKDSKYDSVRSKTDPNYESVKYFDVSKKEPPYERVNNDKATGSDLERSDSSAGYEKINVPHNRDPKSSINNGADGTVSDYFQV
- the LOC126370043 gene encoding uncharacterized protein LOC126370043 isoform X2 — protein: MYTLVEIAVSLGVLTTLVTVLSACVCGCKNSNQKASTQNSQRSLPEIPHPMGRHDSGDTASEIYATVNLDEGNKVAAAASTSRDHPYEHAYAKLQNQIDSHNITVEITPDATSDTELRIDEREASQSGPESVVISASVAISGQLPSSQELPYITPPSPRPQDAGPHFSGDSTDSAKGYTSISVREPLSNIRAQSTKSTALQPHYATVSDDSDEMYAAIEEASVGEGSDTYAQINPEPRRRQPAPDLIADHHARRSAPPEIGASTANATHSRQASSSSCSNSTGALGSPKPEKRSANSPLPPPPSATHAAHTAHTSHSAHTSHSAHTSHSSHSTHPSHPAQRVTAEQRQHQRISSTGDLFNNEKLRRSLNEKHQRNNSCVSSSDFYGCNYPVEKHRFSSGDIIRPLVAKELNFDIDQRDNPADNLYNSIDGPNYSDYSSADANTTANSEQRVTESPSRNVEEMYAKVMKRVKAKEEARKSKDFTGDGEPHTSKFRGDDPGYETIDRKKSTNHGYETIAHKERKISNQDPGYETVKEINKASNSNFSNNNLLKLNHLTDSGPNSIISSDAGYEHISKTDNNASDSDPNYEVLRNQPPTPPYATIAPNYKVQPTYSTVNKRPSKYSNWPVNNNEEPSVEPNYESMPHDPLYNTGSESDPNYESVRPKDPNYESVNPQDPNYESLRCKDPKYESVRSKDSKYDSVRSKTDPNYESVKYFDVSKKEPPYERVNNDKATGSDLERSDSSAGYEKINVPHNRDPKSSINNGADGTVSDYFQV
- the LOC126370390 gene encoding uncharacterized protein LOC126370390 — encoded protein: MVKSGSKLIETMVFIEVLYYPTNLYKLLARSAKISWGLSPEVIRTIYVAVIEPTILYAASVWAAAASKITVQKQLNAIQRGFAQKICKGYRTISLNAALIIAGVLPLDLRVQEAAKFYEAKRGRPLEHLDGGDLADREIEEKECFLKALHPASEEDIVFQCLENTDPQTLEEYHIVGNMIFTDGSKIEGKVGAALSRWLDGREVEHKKFKLEPYCSVFQAELYALWRAVEMATTHEVTNILSDSRSSLELLKNQREFHPLAVKIRKTLRNLRTQNKTVKLFWIRAHAGVAGNERADELAKEAALKMKVKSHYDRCPISFVKNKIRQSSIAQWDRRYQEGSTAETTKVFLPDAKIAYRFVRKARLTPTMVQVLTGHGGFADYLCRFKLRTEAGCFCDPDIKQDIWHIILDCPKFGKRRFELEMQINLQLKKENLSTILFDNSYRVPFTNFCTIVVKHIAALNK